A window from Streptomyces subrutilus encodes these proteins:
- a CDS encoding WhiB family transcriptional regulator — MDWRHNAVCREEDPELFFPIGNTGPALLQIEEAKAVCRRCPVMEQCLQWALESGQDSGVWGGLSEDERRAMKRRAARNRARNASA, encoded by the coding sequence ATGGACTGGCGTCACAACGCCGTTTGTCGTGAGGAAGACCCGGAACTCTTCTTCCCCATCGGCAACACCGGTCCTGCGCTGCTGCAGATCGAGGAAGCCAAGGCCGTCTGCCGCCGCTGCCCCGTCATGGAGCAGTGCCTGCAGTGGGCGCTTGAGTCCGGCCAGGACTCCGGCGTCTGGGGCGGTCTCAGCGAGGACGAGCGCCGCGCGATGAAGCGCCGCGCCGCTCGCAACCGGGCGCGCAACGCCAGCGCCTGA
- a CDS encoding sensor histidine kinase has product MNDLVRQHTALSETDLEWLHLLVSEWQLLSDLSFADLVLWVPTLDGSRYVSVAQMRPNTGPTSYQDDMVGHLVPRGRRPLLDAALDEGRIVREGDPEWREEVPVRVESIPVRREGRVLGVIARNTNLLTVRTPSRLELTYLQSASDLAQMIAAGSFPFPGQQVDMDASPRVGDGLIRLDADGVVTYASPNALSAYHRLGLASDLVGQHLGDTTTELAPSRGPVDEALVKLASGWAPRETEVEGNGGVIQLRAIPLKPKGTRIGSLVLCRDVTELRRRERELITKDATIREIHHRVKNNLQTVAALLRLQSRRMDSPQGREALNEAVRRVGSIAIVHETLSQNLDERVQFDEIADRVIAMVSEISPGRVECRRTGRFGILDAEVATPLSMVLTEILQNALEHAFTQGEGGTVEVAATRTGAGRADGRLLITVLDDGCGLPEGFDPQRAGNLGLQIVRTLVEGELGGTFDMLPARPRGTRVVLDIPSSPQK; this is encoded by the coding sequence ATGAACGACCTCGTACGCCAGCACACCGCTCTCAGTGAAACCGACCTGGAGTGGCTCCACCTGCTGGTCTCGGAGTGGCAGCTGCTCTCCGACCTGTCCTTCGCCGACCTCGTGCTGTGGGTCCCCACCCTCGACGGCAGCCGGTACGTCTCGGTCGCCCAGATGCGCCCGAACACCGGTCCCACCTCCTACCAGGACGACATGGTCGGCCACCTGGTGCCCCGCGGCCGCCGCCCGCTCCTCGACGCCGCGCTCGACGAGGGCCGCATCGTGCGCGAGGGCGACCCGGAGTGGCGCGAGGAGGTGCCGGTCCGCGTCGAGTCGATCCCGGTGCGCCGCGAGGGCCGGGTGCTGGGCGTGATCGCCCGCAACACCAACCTGCTCACCGTGCGCACGCCGAGCCGGCTGGAGCTGACCTACCTCCAGTCCGCCTCCGACCTGGCGCAGATGATCGCGGCCGGGTCCTTCCCCTTCCCCGGCCAGCAGGTCGACATGGACGCCTCCCCGCGGGTCGGCGACGGACTGATACGGCTCGACGCCGACGGGGTGGTGACCTACGCCTCCCCGAACGCCCTCTCCGCCTACCACCGCCTCGGCCTCGCCTCCGACCTGGTCGGCCAGCACCTCGGGGACACCACCACCGAACTCGCCCCCTCCCGCGGCCCCGTGGACGAGGCCCTGGTCAAACTCGCCAGCGGCTGGGCCCCCCGGGAGACCGAGGTCGAGGGCAACGGCGGGGTCATCCAGCTGCGCGCGATCCCGCTCAAGCCCAAGGGGACCCGCATCGGCTCCCTCGTCCTGTGCCGGGACGTCACCGAACTGCGCCGTCGCGAACGTGAATTGATCACCAAGGACGCGACCATCCGGGAGATCCACCACCGGGTGAAGAACAACCTCCAGACCGTGGCCGCGCTGTTGCGCCTCCAGTCCCGCAGGATGGATTCGCCCCAGGGGCGCGAAGCGCTCAACGAGGCGGTGCGCCGGGTCGGTTCGATCGCCATCGTGCACGAGACGCTGTCCCAGAACCTGGACGAGCGCGTCCAGTTCGACGAGATCGCCGACCGGGTGATCGCCATGGTCTCGGAGATCTCGCCGGGCCGGGTGGAGTGCCGGCGCACCGGGCGGTTCGGCATCCTGGACGCCGAGGTCGCCACCCCGCTGTCGATGGTGCTGACGGAGATCCTGCAGAACGCCCTGGAACACGCCTTCACCCAGGGGGAGGGCGGCACGGTCGAGGTCGCCGCGACCCGTACCGGCGCCGGCCGCGCGGACGGGCGGCTGCTGATCACCGTGCTCGACGACGGCTGCGGACTGCCCGAGGGGTTCGACCCGCAGCGGGCCGGCAACCTCGGGCTCCAGATCGTGCGGACCCTGGTCGAGGGGGAGCTCGGAGGCACGTTCGACATGCTCCCGGCCCGGCCGCGCGGCACCAGGGTCGTCCTCGACATACCGTCCAGCCCGCAGAAGTAG
- the nagB gene encoding glucosamine-6-phosphate deaminase encodes MEVVIVPDAKAGGELIAEAMAALVRRKPDALLGVATGSTPLPVYEALAAKVRAGQVDASRARICQLDEYVGLPAGHPESYRAVVLREVVEPLGLSESSFMGPDGSAEDIVAACEAYDLALAEAGGVDLQLLGIGTDGHIGFNEPCSSLASRTRIKTLTEQTRVDNARFFDDDLEQVPHHVVTQGIGTILDARHLVLLATGEGKAEAVAQTVEGPLSALVPASALQLHRHATVVVDEAAASKLKLADYFRHTYADKPSWQGL; translated from the coding sequence GTGGAAGTTGTCATCGTCCCGGACGCCAAGGCAGGCGGCGAGCTCATCGCGGAGGCCATGGCCGCACTGGTCCGCCGCAAGCCCGACGCCCTGCTCGGCGTGGCGACCGGCTCTACCCCGCTGCCCGTCTACGAAGCCCTCGCCGCCAAGGTCCGGGCCGGCCAGGTCGACGCCTCCCGGGCGCGGATCTGCCAGCTCGACGAGTACGTCGGCCTGCCGGCCGGGCACCCCGAGTCCTACCGCGCGGTCGTCCTGCGCGAGGTCGTGGAGCCGCTCGGCCTGTCCGAGTCCTCCTTCATGGGCCCCGACGGCTCCGCCGAGGACATCGTCGCCGCGTGCGAGGCCTACGACCTGGCACTGGCCGAGGCCGGCGGCGTCGACCTCCAACTGCTGGGCATCGGCACCGACGGGCACATCGGCTTCAACGAGCCGTGCTCCTCGCTCGCCTCCCGCACCCGCATCAAGACGCTGACGGAGCAGACCCGCGTGGACAACGCGCGCTTCTTCGACGACGACCTGGAGCAGGTGCCGCACCACGTCGTCACCCAGGGCATCGGCACGATCCTCGACGCCCGCCACCTGGTACTGCTGGCCACCGGCGAGGGCAAGGCCGAGGCCGTCGCGCAGACCGTCGAGGGCCCGCTGTCCGCGCTCGTCCCGGCCTCCGCGCTGCAGCTGCACCGGCACGCGACCGTCGTCGTGGACGAGGCCGCCGCCTCGAAGCTGAAGCTGGCCGACTACTTCCGCCACACGTACGCCGACAAGCCCTCCTGGCAGGGTCTGTAG
- a CDS encoding glycoside hydrolase family 3 protein: MTVLAQHTDTVTRDALAVLQPGFEGTTAPAWVLRLVGEGLTSVGLFGRNIVSAGQLSALTAQLRAERDDILVAIDEEGGDVTRLEVREGSSFPGNLALGAVDDTTLTREVARELGRRLAECGVNLNWAPSADVNSNPDNPVIGVRSFGADTGLVARHTAAYVEGLQAAGVAACTKHFPGHGDTNVDSHHALPRIDVDLDVLQARELVPFRAAVAAGTKAVMSAHILVPALDPTRPATLSPQILTGLLRKELGYEGLIVTDGMEMNAIAGTYGIERGSVLAIAAGADAICVGGGLADEGTVLSLRDALVAAVREGTLPEERLADAAARVRALAEWTRRARPDAQPEGSRASGIGLTAARRALAVTGTPTALTAPYVATLAPVANIAVGDETPWGVAAPLAELLPGTTAGLYGEGAPAAEILAAAGDRTVVAVVRDAHRHPWMAEALDALVAARPDTVVVEMGLPRAEPRGALHIATHGASRVCARAAAEVIAGA; the protein is encoded by the coding sequence ATGACTGTCCTTGCGCAGCACACCGATACGGTCACGCGCGACGCGCTCGCCGTCCTCCAGCCCGGCTTCGAGGGCACCACCGCCCCCGCCTGGGTGCTCCGCCTCGTCGGCGAGGGCCTCACCTCCGTCGGCCTCTTCGGCCGCAACATCGTCTCGGCCGGGCAGCTGTCCGCGCTCACCGCGCAGCTGCGCGCCGAGCGGGACGACATCCTGGTCGCCATCGACGAGGAGGGCGGCGACGTCACCCGCCTGGAGGTCCGCGAGGGCTCGTCCTTCCCGGGCAACCTGGCGCTCGGCGCCGTCGACGACACCACCCTGACCCGGGAGGTCGCCCGCGAGCTGGGCCGGCGCCTGGCCGAGTGCGGTGTCAACCTCAACTGGGCCCCGTCCGCCGACGTCAACTCCAACCCGGACAACCCGGTGATCGGCGTACGCTCCTTCGGCGCCGACACCGGGCTCGTCGCCCGCCACACCGCCGCCTACGTCGAGGGCCTCCAGGCCGCCGGCGTCGCCGCGTGCACCAAGCACTTCCCGGGCCACGGCGACACCAACGTCGACTCGCACCACGCGCTGCCCCGCATCGACGTGGACCTCGACGTCCTCCAGGCCCGCGAGCTCGTCCCCTTCAGGGCGGCCGTCGCGGCCGGCACCAAGGCCGTGATGAGCGCGCACATCCTGGTGCCCGCCCTCGACCCGACCCGGCCGGCCACCCTCAGCCCGCAGATCCTGACCGGTCTGCTGCGCAAGGAGCTCGGCTACGAGGGACTGATCGTCACCGACGGCATGGAGATGAACGCCATCGCCGGGACGTACGGCATCGAGCGCGGCTCGGTCCTGGCCATCGCGGCCGGCGCCGACGCCATCTGCGTCGGCGGCGGACTGGCCGACGAGGGCACCGTGCTGAGCCTGCGCGACGCACTGGTCGCCGCCGTCCGCGAAGGCACCCTCCCCGAGGAGCGGCTCGCCGACGCCGCCGCGCGGGTCCGGGCACTCGCCGAATGGACCCGCCGGGCCAGGCCGGACGCGCAGCCGGAGGGGAGCCGCGCGTCCGGCATCGGCCTGACCGCGGCCCGCCGCGCCCTCGCCGTGACCGGCACGCCGACCGCGCTCACCGCCCCGTACGTGGCCACGCTGGCGCCCGTCGCGAACATCGCGGTGGGCGACGAGACCCCGTGGGGCGTGGCCGCGCCGCTGGCCGAGCTGCTCCCGGGCACCACCGCGGGCCTCTACGGCGAGGGCGCCCCGGCCGCCGAGATCCTGGCGGCCGCGGGGGACCGCACGGTCGTCGCGGTGGTCCGCGACGCCCACCGCCACCCGTGGATGGCCGAGGCCCTCGACGCCCTGGTGGCGGCCCGCCCGGACACCGTGGTCGTCGAGATGGGCCTGCCCCGCGCGGAGCCCCGCGGCGCCCTCCACATCGCCACCCACGGCGCCTCCCGCGTCTGCGCGCGGGCGGCCGCGGAGGTCATCGCCGGGGCCTGA
- a CDS encoding carbohydrate ABC transporter permease produces the protein MRPGSVVKNVGALLLALVFVFPVYWMFSSALKPADQMLTKDPVFVFTPTMDNFAKATGVTNFWTYVTNSVLVTVGAVVLALLVALAASFAIARMKFKGRKGLVLTVMMAQMAPWEVMVIAMYMIARDGEMLNSLPLLTAIYFVMILPFTIWTLRGFIAAVPVTLEEAAQIDGCTRGQAFRKVIFPLLAPGLMSTSLFGFITAWNEFAMVLILNKDKTAQTLPLWLTEFMTAFGNDWGATMAASSLFAVPVLLIFVFLQRKAVGGMTSGAVKG, from the coding sequence CTGCGCCCCGGATCCGTCGTCAAGAACGTCGGCGCGCTGCTCCTGGCCCTCGTCTTCGTCTTCCCGGTCTACTGGATGTTCTCCTCGGCCCTCAAGCCGGCGGACCAGATGCTGACCAAGGACCCCGTCTTCGTCTTCACGCCGACGATGGACAACTTCGCCAAGGCCACCGGCGTCACCAACTTCTGGACGTACGTCACCAACAGCGTCCTGGTCACCGTCGGCGCCGTCGTCCTGGCCCTGCTCGTCGCCCTCGCCGCGAGCTTCGCCATCGCCCGGATGAAGTTCAAGGGCCGCAAGGGCCTGGTCCTGACCGTGATGATGGCCCAGATGGCCCCCTGGGAGGTCATGGTCATCGCGATGTACATGATCGCCCGCGACGGCGAGATGCTGAACAGCCTCCCGCTGCTCACCGCGATCTACTTCGTGATGATCCTCCCCTTCACCATCTGGACCCTGCGCGGCTTCATCGCCGCCGTCCCGGTGACCCTGGAAGAGGCCGCCCAGATCGACGGCTGCACCCGCGGCCAGGCCTTCCGCAAGGTGATCTTCCCCCTGCTGGCCCCCGGCCTCATGTCCACCTCGCTCTTCGGCTTCATCACCGCCTGGAACGAGTTCGCGATGGTCCTGATCCTGAACAAGGACAAGACCGCGCAGACCCTGCCCCTGTGGCTGACCGAGTTCATGACCGCCTTCGGCAACGACTGGGGCGCCACCATGGCCGCCTCCTCGCTCTTCGCGGTCCCGGTCCTGCTCATCTTCGTCTTCCTCCAGCGCAAGGCCGTCGGGGGCATGACCTCCGGCGCCGTGAAGGGATAA
- a CDS encoding carbohydrate ABC transporter permease, which yields MTVHSQGAATSAPQDAPPKSAGRPKAPTTAPGSSHPVPPRGGRKSLPSGWLPYLLIGPAILSLAVLLLYPLIKNVILSFQDINKVEFIQRKYPFAGFDNYTELLGDSTFWTVVVRSFAFTLANVALIMALGSLIGILLNRLGKWMRLVLSMALVMAWAMPIVASVQVFQWLFDEQFGVMNWVMRTVGFSGYDRHNWFETGLSTLTIVTILVVWGSIPFVALNMYAGLTTVGGELYEAARMDGANGWQTFWKIVFPNLKPFFLITTFLEVIWVFKAFTQVYAMKKGGPDRASEILPVFAYVEGQSQAHYGLAAAISVLTIVILVIVMSFYFRLILKQEEEQ from the coding sequence ATGACCGTGCACTCCCAGGGAGCGGCGACCAGCGCTCCACAGGACGCACCACCGAAGTCCGCCGGACGGCCGAAGGCGCCCACGACCGCTCCAGGCTCCAGCCATCCGGTTCCTCCTCGCGGGGGCAGAAAGTCGCTCCCCTCGGGATGGCTGCCCTACCTGCTGATCGGGCCCGCGATCCTCAGCCTCGCGGTCCTCCTGCTGTACCCGCTGATCAAGAACGTGATCCTGTCCTTCCAGGACATCAACAAGGTCGAGTTCATCCAGCGGAAGTACCCCTTCGCCGGGTTCGACAACTACACCGAGCTCCTCGGCGACTCCACCTTCTGGACCGTCGTCGTCCGAAGCTTCGCGTTCACCCTCGCGAACGTCGCACTGATCATGGCGCTCGGCAGCCTGATCGGCATCCTGCTCAACCGGCTCGGCAAGTGGATGCGCCTGGTCCTGTCGATGGCGCTGGTGATGGCCTGGGCCATGCCGATCGTCGCCTCCGTCCAGGTCTTCCAGTGGCTGTTCGACGAGCAGTTCGGCGTCATGAACTGGGTGATGCGCACCGTCGGCTTCTCCGGATACGACCGGCACAACTGGTTCGAGACCGGCCTCTCCACCCTGACGATCGTCACCATCCTCGTCGTCTGGGGTTCCATACCCTTCGTCGCCCTGAACATGTACGCCGGACTGACCACGGTCGGCGGCGAACTGTACGAGGCCGCCCGGATGGACGGCGCCAACGGCTGGCAGACCTTCTGGAAGATCGTCTTCCCGAACCTCAAGCCCTTCTTCCTCATCACCACCTTCCTTGAGGTGATCTGGGTCTTCAAGGCCTTCACCCAGGTCTACGCGATGAAGAAGGGCGGCCCCGACCGCGCCTCCGAGATCCTGCCCGTCTTCGCCTACGTCGAAGGCCAGAGCCAGGCCCACTACGGCCTCGCCGCCGCGATCTCCGTCCTGACGATCGTGATCCTCGTGATCGTCATGTCCTTCTACTTCCGCCTGATCCTGAAGCAGGAGGAGGAGCAGTGA
- a CDS encoding extracellular solute-binding protein, translated as MKRKLIAAVSVAGMMVGVAACGNGGDDKGKTDAGGAKEITVWVMDGSAPKAWLDEVNKEFSAKHPGVTVKVEEQKWTGIQEKVTTALSENTPPDVIELGNTQTAGYAVTGGLADLTKDKAKLGADAWQKSMLASAEVDGKLYSAPWYAANRVVIYDKKAFEKAGVTAPKTRDEWVAGLEKLKAADPASQALYLPGQSWYVLAGLIWDEGGDLAVKDGDKWKGGLGTPQAASAIEFYKKLQSFSTAPKDKDEANPQQSTDIIPKGGVASWIGLGWEAGGAEKALKDAGKEADFGYFPIPGKTADKTSTVFLGGSNLAVAERSKNKELAKEWLALAAGKDQMTKYAAETKGALLPNQAGANFAAPAGSFAEAMAKAGLNGKITPVTAGWANVETEPNPIKEFMTKVLNGEDPAKAGADADKEIASRINK; from the coding sequence GTGAAGCGCAAGCTCATCGCGGCGGTCAGTGTCGCGGGCATGATGGTCGGAGTCGCGGCGTGCGGCAACGGCGGCGACGACAAGGGCAAGACCGACGCGGGCGGCGCCAAGGAGATCACCGTCTGGGTGATGGACGGCTCCGCGCCGAAGGCCTGGCTCGACGAGGTCAACAAGGAGTTTTCGGCCAAGCACCCCGGTGTCACGGTCAAGGTCGAAGAGCAGAAGTGGACCGGCATCCAGGAGAAGGTCACCACGGCCCTCTCCGAGAACACCCCGCCGGACGTCATCGAGCTCGGCAACACCCAGACCGCCGGCTACGCGGTCACCGGCGGCCTCGCGGACCTGACCAAGGACAAGGCCAAGCTCGGCGCCGACGCCTGGCAGAAGAGCATGCTCGCCTCGGCCGAGGTCGACGGCAAGCTCTACTCCGCCCCCTGGTACGCCGCCAACCGCGTCGTCATCTACGACAAGAAGGCCTTCGAGAAGGCCGGCGTCACCGCGCCGAAGACCCGCGACGAGTGGGTGGCCGGCCTGGAGAAGCTGAAGGCGGCCGACCCGGCCTCGCAGGCGCTCTACCTCCCCGGCCAGAGCTGGTACGTCCTGGCCGGTCTGATCTGGGACGAGGGCGGCGACCTCGCCGTCAAGGACGGCGACAAGTGGAAGGGCGGGCTGGGCACTCCGCAGGCCGCCTCCGCCATCGAGTTCTACAAGAAGCTCCAGTCCTTCTCCACCGCCCCGAAGGACAAGGACGAGGCCAACCCGCAGCAGTCCACCGACATCATCCCCAAGGGCGGCGTCGCCTCGTGGATCGGTCTCGGCTGGGAGGCCGGCGGCGCGGAGAAGGCGCTCAAGGACGCGGGCAAGGAAGCCGACTTCGGCTACTTCCCGATCCCGGGCAAGACCGCCGACAAGACCAGCACCGTCTTCCTGGGCGGCTCGAACCTCGCGGTCGCCGAGCGGTCCAAGAACAAGGAGCTCGCCAAGGAGTGGCTGGCCCTCGCCGCAGGCAAGGACCAGATGACCAAGTACGCCGCCGAGACCAAGGGCGCGCTGCTCCCGAACCAGGCCGGCGCGAACTTCGCCGCCCCCGCGGGCTCCTTCGCCGAGGCCATGGCCAAGGCCGGCCTCAACGGCAAGATCACCCCGGTCACGGCCGGCTGGGCGAACGTCGAGACCGAGCCGAACCCCATCAAGGAGTTCATGACCAAGGTCCTGAACGGTGAGGACCCCGCCAAGGCGGGCGCGGACGCGGACAAGGAAATCGCGAGCCGCATCAACAAGTAG
- a CDS encoding GntR family transcriptional regulator — MATEGAITEPEGGAATRTARVPKYYRLKRHLLDMTETLPPGTPVPPERTLAAEFDTSRTTVRQALQELVVEGRLERIQGKGTFVAKPKVSQPLQLSSYTEDMRAQGLEPTSQLLDIGYVTADDTLAGLLKITTGGRVLRIERLRLASGEPMAIETTHLSAKRFPALRRSLVKYTSLYTALAEVYDVRLAEAEETIETSLATPREAGLLGTDVGLPMLMLSRHSLDADGEPVEWVRSVYRGDRYKFVARLKRPAV; from the coding sequence ATGGCCACCGAAGGGGCGATCACGGAGCCGGAAGGCGGGGCGGCCACCCGCACGGCACGTGTACCCAAGTACTACCGACTCAAGCGGCACTTGCTCGACATGACCGAGACCCTACCGCCGGGCACGCCCGTGCCGCCCGAGCGCACCCTGGCGGCCGAATTCGACACCTCCCGGACCACCGTCCGGCAGGCGCTCCAAGAGCTCGTCGTCGAGGGCCGCCTCGAACGCATCCAGGGCAAGGGCACCTTCGTGGCCAAGCCCAAGGTCTCCCAGCCGCTCCAACTCTCCTCGTACACCGAGGACATGAGGGCGCAGGGCCTGGAGCCGACCTCACAGCTCCTGGACATCGGATACGTGACGGCCGACGACACCCTGGCCGGGCTGCTCAAGATCACCACCGGTGGGCGGGTGCTGCGCATCGAGCGGCTGCGCCTGGCCAGCGGCGAACCGATGGCCATCGAGACCACGCACCTTTCGGCCAAACGCTTCCCCGCGCTGCGCCGTTCGCTGGTCAAGTACACCTCGCTCTACACGGCCCTCGCCGAGGTGTACGACGTACGGCTCGCCGAGGCGGAGGAGACCATCGAGACCTCCCTCGCCACCCCGCGCGAGGCCGGCCTGCTCGGCACCGACGTCGGGCTGCCGATGCTGATGCTCTCCCGGCACTCGCTGGACGCCGACGGGGAGCCGGTCGAGTGGGTGCGTTCGGTGTACCGCGGCGACCGCTACAAGTTCGTCGCGCGCCTCAAGCGCCCCGCGGTCTGA
- a CDS encoding carbon starvation CstA family protein yields the protein MAKPEATGTERDAAGPDATQGPPSPRSIAVWVLVGLVGALGWGVLALSRGEEISAAWLLAAALGSYAIGYRFYARFIAHRVLKVDKTRATPAERLDNGVDFHPTDRRVLFGHHFAAVAGAGPLVGPVLAAQMGYLPGTIWIVAGVIFAGAVQDMVTLFFSTRRDGRSLGQMARDEIGPVGGAAALVAVFAIMIILLAVLALVIVNALAHSPWGVFSIGMTIPIALFMGFYLRVLRPGRVTEVSVIGVALLLLAIVAGGWVAESSLAGTFTLEKETLVVWMVAYGFVASVLPVWMLLAPRDYLSTFMKVGTIALLAVGVVIAMPTLKMPAVTEFATRGDGPVFAGSMFPFVFITIACGALSGFHSLVSSGTTPKMIQKETQVRVIGYGAMLTESFVAIMAMIAACIIEPGLFFAVNSPPGVIGTTVETASQAVTGFGFAISPDALAQAAKDVEEASLLSRTGGAPTFALGMSEIFSAVIGGAGMKAFWYHFAIMFEALFILTTVDAGTRVGRFMLQDTLGNVHKSFKDVSWKPGVWLASAVVVGGWGYFLWVGVKDPLGGINQLFPLFGIANQLLAAVALAVCTTLLVKSGRLKWAWVTGVPLAWDVAVTLTASYQKIFSSDVKVGFFAQRDKYQAGIDAEKVLPPAKSMAEMHTVVTNATVDGVLSVLFAVLIVIVLLDAARTCFKAISAPESVKLSEVPWSESKIVAPAGLIATAEERAELAAAGLDSGGGRAKEPVA from the coding sequence ATGGCGAAACCGGAAGCAACAGGTACAGAGCGGGACGCGGCAGGCCCGGACGCGACGCAGGGCCCGCCTTCCCCCAGGTCCATCGCCGTGTGGGTGCTCGTCGGTCTCGTCGGCGCACTCGGCTGGGGCGTCCTGGCCCTCTCCCGCGGCGAGGAGATCTCGGCGGCCTGGCTGCTCGCCGCCGCCCTCGGCTCGTACGCCATCGGCTACCGCTTCTACGCGCGGTTCATCGCGCACCGCGTGCTGAAGGTGGACAAGACCCGGGCCACCCCCGCCGAGCGGCTTGACAACGGTGTCGACTTCCACCCGACCGACCGCCGCGTCCTGTTCGGCCACCACTTCGCCGCCGTGGCCGGCGCCGGCCCGCTCGTCGGCCCCGTGCTCGCCGCACAGATGGGCTACCTGCCGGGCACCATCTGGATCGTCGCCGGCGTCATCTTCGCGGGCGCCGTCCAGGACATGGTCACCCTCTTCTTCTCGACCCGGCGCGACGGGCGCTCGCTCGGGCAGATGGCGCGGGACGAGATCGGCCCCGTGGGCGGAGCCGCCGCCCTCGTCGCCGTGTTCGCCATCATGATCATTCTGCTGGCGGTGCTGGCGCTGGTCATCGTCAACGCCCTCGCCCACTCCCCCTGGGGCGTCTTCTCCATCGGCATGACCATCCCGATCGCCCTGTTCATGGGCTTCTACCTGCGCGTGCTGCGGCCGGGCCGGGTCACCGAGGTCTCGGTGATCGGCGTCGCGCTGCTGCTGCTCGCCATCGTCGCGGGCGGCTGGGTCGCCGAGTCCTCGCTGGCCGGCACCTTCACGCTGGAGAAGGAGACGCTGGTCGTCTGGATGGTCGCGTACGGATTCGTCGCCTCGGTGCTGCCGGTGTGGATGCTGCTCGCGCCCCGCGACTACCTGTCGACCTTCATGAAGGTGGGCACGATCGCCCTGCTCGCCGTCGGCGTCGTGATCGCGATGCCGACCCTGAAGATGCCCGCGGTCACCGAGTTCGCCACCCGGGGCGACGGTCCGGTCTTCGCCGGCTCGATGTTCCCCTTCGTCTTCATCACCATCGCGTGCGGCGCCCTGTCCGGCTTCCACTCGCTGGTCTCCTCGGGCACCACCCCGAAGATGATCCAGAAGGAGACCCAGGTCAGGGTCATCGGCTACGGTGCCATGCTCACCGAGTCCTTCGTCGCGATCATGGCGATGATCGCGGCCTGCATCATCGAGCCCGGCCTCTTCTTCGCCGTCAACTCGCCCCCCGGCGTCATCGGCACCACGGTCGAGACGGCCTCGCAGGCCGTGACCGGGTTCGGCTTCGCCATCAGCCCCGACGCCCTCGCGCAGGCCGCGAAGGACGTGGAGGAGGCCAGCCTGCTGTCCCGTACGGGCGGCGCGCCGACCTTCGCGCTCGGAATGTCGGAGATCTTCTCGGCCGTCATCGGCGGCGCCGGCATGAAGGCCTTCTGGTACCACTTCGCCATCATGTTCGAGGCCCTCTTCATCCTGACCACCGTCGACGCGGGCACCCGCGTCGGGCGGTTCATGCTCCAGGACACCCTCGGCAACGTGCACAAGTCCTTCAAGGACGTCAGCTGGAAGCCCGGCGTCTGGCTGGCGAGCGCGGTCGTCGTCGGCGGCTGGGGCTACTTCCTGTGGGTCGGCGTCAAGGACCCGCTGGGCGGCATCAACCAGCTCTTCCCGCTGTTCGGCATCGCGAACCAGCTGCTCGCCGCGGTCGCCCTGGCCGTCTGCACCACCCTGCTCGTCAAGTCCGGGCGGCTCAAGTGGGCCTGGGTGACCGGCGTCCCGCTGGCGTGGGACGTGGCCGTCACGCTCACCGCCAGCTACCAGAAGATCTTCTCCTCCGACGTGAAGGTCGGCTTCTTCGCACAGCGCGACAAGTACCAGGCCGGCATCGACGCCGAGAAGGTCCTGCCGCCCGCGAAGTCCATGGCGGAGATGCACACCGTGGTCACCAACGCCACGGTGGACGGCGTGCTGTCGGTGCTGTTCGCGGTCCTGATCGTGATCGTGCTGCTGGACGCGGCCCGGACCTGCTTCAAGGCCATCTCCGCCCCGGAGTCCGTGAAGCTCTCCGAGGTCCCGTGGTCCGAGTCGAAGATCGTCGCACCCGCCGGGCTGATCGCCACCGCCGAGGAGCGGGCCGAGCTGGCCGCGGCCGGCCTCGACTCGGGCGGCGGCCGCGCCAAGGAGCCGGTCGCGTGA
- a CDS encoding CstA-like transporter-associated (seleno)protein, with translation MRRALARARFYVREFSGEAAYDRYVAHARAHDPDAEVPTRRAFERARTDAREADPREGFRCC, from the coding sequence CTGCGCCGGGCCCTGGCGCGGGCGCGGTTCTACGTGCGGGAGTTCTCCGGGGAGGCCGCCTACGACCGGTACGTCGCCCACGCCCGCGCGCACGACCCGGACGCCGAGGTCCCCACCCGCCGCGCCTTCGAGCGGGCCCGCACGGATGCCCGGGAGGCCGATCCCCGCGAGGGGTTCCGCTGCTGCTGA